From Streptomyces sp. TLI_053, a single genomic window includes:
- a CDS encoding GNAT family N-acetyltransferase, translating to MTTSTTSTTSTTSTEHGTGDSWAVAPADPGSAESLVLLREYFVDVANRYYRLHFDRDGTAEEIETGLADTPSDHLAPPTGLFLLGRYAGEADSCAGLRVLDATTVELTRVYVRPSRRGTGGGARLLGAVEEAARSLGAHRIVLDTRLDLVEARALYTRHGYREIPAYGNSPYAEIWYGKDLAPAHRPGGARADG from the coding sequence ATGACGACGAGCACGACGAGCACGACGAGCACGACGAGCACCGAACACGGCACCGGGGACTCCTGGGCGGTCGCACCCGCCGATCCCGGATCCGCCGAGTCCCTGGTGCTGCTGCGCGAGTACTTCGTCGACGTCGCCAACCGCTACTACCGGCTCCACTTCGACCGGGACGGCACGGCCGAGGAGATCGAGACCGGCCTCGCCGACACCCCCAGCGACCACCTCGCCCCGCCCACCGGGCTCTTCCTGCTCGGCCGGTACGCGGGCGAGGCCGATTCCTGCGCCGGTCTGCGGGTGCTCGACGCCACGACCGTCGAGCTGACCCGGGTGTACGTCCGACCGTCCCGGCGCGGCACCGGGGGCGGCGCCCGGCTGCTCGGCGCCGTCGAGGAGGCGGCACGGTCCCTCGGAGCCCACCGGATCGTCCTGGACACCCGGCTCGACCTGGTGGAGGCCCGCGCGCTCTACACCCGGCACGGCTACCGCGAGATACCCGCCTACGGCAACAGCCCGTACGCCGAGATCTGGTACGGCAAGGACCTCGCGCCGGCGCACCGACCGGGCGGGGCCCGTGCAGACGGTTGA
- a CDS encoding YciI family protein, whose translation MEFFVHHRDRPGSEGLREELREEHWSYMDRYATEMIARGPTLSGDGDTATATGSVHIVDLPDPAAARAFAFDEPGYQAGMYRDVLVRRWRNVLGRTMWDFPGGRTGGNRYLVLGLGTGHDTDLVAPPDPDELIAYGPLLSDSGATWLGTAALLRAPDPQTARAVLPPDRYAAVEVHDWQFGGRPS comes from the coding sequence ATGGAGTTCTTCGTCCACCACCGCGATCGGCCCGGCTCCGAGGGCCTGCGCGAGGAACTGCGGGAGGAGCACTGGTCCTACATGGACCGGTACGCGACAGAGATGATCGCCCGCGGCCCGACCCTCTCCGGCGACGGCGACACTGCGACCGCCACCGGCAGCGTCCACATCGTCGACCTGCCGGATCCTGCCGCCGCCCGCGCGTTCGCCTTCGACGAACCCGGCTACCAGGCCGGCATGTACCGGGACGTGCTGGTACGGCGATGGCGCAACGTCCTGGGGCGCACCATGTGGGACTTCCCCGGTGGCCGGACCGGCGGGAACCGGTATCTGGTGCTCGGCCTCGGCACCGGACACGACACCGACCTCGTGGCACCGCCCGACCCTGACGAGCTGATCGCCTACGGGCCGCTGCTCTCCGACAGCGGCGCGACCTGGCTGGGCACCGCGGCGCTGCTCCGCGCGCCGGACCCGCAGACAGCGCGCGCCGTCCTGCCTCCGGACCGGTACGCCGCCGTCGAGGTGCACGACTGGCAGTTCGGCGGGCGGCCGTCCTGA
- a CDS encoding non-ribosomal peptide synthetase, producing the protein MSSTGLTPLDPAAPLAELVAAQVRRTPDATAVIDGTRRLTYRELDAAAAAVAGRLAAVGVRAETLVGVCLPRTADLVVGLLAVLRAGGAYVPLDPAYPRDRLELVVGDAQAPVVLTDRAHEHLLNGAGATLLHVDGDGPAAPLDPAAARPTTGDATTDALAYVLYTSGSTGRPKGVSVTQRGVNAMLRWAADTYTAADLAGVLFGTSVCFDISVYELFLPLSVGGTIVVAENVLALPELPARDEVTLVNTVPSAMAALLRGDGTGAADGLPAGVRVVNLAGEALPRHLADRVHAQPGVERLYNLYGPTEDTVYSTWSLVARGGTGEPVIGRPLAGTLDHVLDEHRIPVPDGGIGELYLSGEGLARGYHGRPDLTEERFVHVDGLRCYRTGDLVRRLPDGDLEYHGRVDHQVKVRGFRVELGEIEAVLATHPAVEAAAAVVQRDEAGDYLAAFVQPAPGVAGPTPAELRAHCAAALPGYMVPLAVAVLAELPLTPNGKTDRKALPPAARSRGGHELFVAPRTPAEIRIAELWQGLLGVPEVGVHDVFLDLGGHSLLAVGLLARVEREFGTRVPLAEFFAAPTVAALAVRAANGGGGRASVAPPEREAHLPARATEFQRELWLHEAVQTGSPLYNVPVRIRAEGNLDREALGRALTEVVRRHESLRTALYGDPNPTENDDAVADVRPPYPVEVPLLDLVGPHGQVADEEAVDDALRVEAARPLDLAGGRLLRALAVRTGADRHELLITVHHAAADGWAAGLLLAEVARALRDDELPEPALQLSDVARWELRDVEAGREGAERWAEHLRGVEGDQHLPGDRPRPNPQDIAGRRLARRLDEGFVEGLEKWAAGEGVSLYTVVLAALGGVLHRYTGRTDVAVISPFAVRPVPELETVIGSLINTVPLRFDVAGADTFRELVARVRPVVLEAAEHSGHPFVDHARRYGGSPGLTASPISQVLLAVQNHPVAGVELPGLKLTFVAEVCNGTAKTDLSLFLEFPADGPLLSAEYRTSRYEERSVRAALDHLVALLSAAVAEPDRPLGELAMLSAAELAADEPVDRTGAPFPDAPLHRLVADRAALAPDAPAVSAADGTLDYAGLLDTADRLAHLLAARGAGPGHLVAVAVRRGRLLPAALLGVLRSGAAYLPLDIDQPLARNRGVLDDAGVTLVVAETATAGHELLHGRETVLVDGPAHAAAPARAPEVTVGPEDPAYLLYTSGSTGRPKGVAVPHRAIVNFLTSMGREPGLTGRDVMAAVTTVTFDIAGLELWLPLVTGARVEIADRATATDGAALGAWVEKQGVTHLQATPATWRMLLEADWAGRPGLTALCGGEALTADLARALLGRVDSLWNLYGPTETTVWSTVQRVTPELVAHGGVVALGDPIANTRLHLLDRSGQPVPVNGIGELCIAGAGVALGYHGRPELTAERFTAEPGRTDGALMYRTGDLASRRADGRLEYHGRADAQVKLRGFRIELGEIEAALTALPGVVAGAARLVGTPAGPVLAGYAVAPGLTEDALRGALTERLPDYMVPAGLVLLDALPLTPSGKVDRAALPVPELGGAGAPPEGDCEELLADLWTEVLKVERVSRHDDFFALGGHSLLATRLLARIRDTFETELPLRVVFEDRTLAALARRVEERLLEEIDDLDDLGDLDALDGLGDLDGLDETAGSAL; encoded by the coding sequence ATGAGTTCGACGGGACTTACCCCACTGGATCCGGCGGCACCACTGGCCGAACTGGTGGCCGCGCAGGTCAGACGAACCCCGGACGCCACGGCCGTGATCGACGGCACACGCCGGCTGACCTACCGTGAACTGGACGCCGCGGCAGCCGCGGTGGCGGGCCGGCTGGCCGCCGTCGGTGTCCGGGCCGAGACCCTGGTCGGCGTATGCCTGCCGCGCACGGCCGACCTCGTGGTCGGCCTGCTGGCGGTGCTGCGGGCCGGCGGGGCCTACGTGCCGCTCGACCCGGCCTACCCGCGCGACCGCCTCGAACTGGTCGTCGGTGACGCACAGGCCCCCGTCGTGCTCACCGACCGCGCCCACGAGCACCTGCTGAACGGGGCCGGCGCCACCCTCCTGCACGTCGACGGGGACGGCCCGGCCGCCCCGCTCGACCCGGCCGCCGCGCGCCCCACCACCGGCGACGCGACCACCGACGCACTGGCCTACGTCCTCTACACCTCCGGCTCCACCGGCCGCCCCAAGGGCGTCTCGGTCACCCAGCGCGGCGTCAACGCCATGCTCCGCTGGGCCGCCGACACCTACACCGCCGCCGACCTCGCCGGAGTGCTGTTCGGCACCTCCGTGTGCTTCGACATCTCGGTGTACGAGCTGTTCCTCCCGCTCTCCGTCGGCGGCACGATCGTGGTCGCCGAGAACGTCCTCGCCCTCCCGGAGCTGCCCGCCCGGGACGAGGTCACCCTGGTCAACACCGTGCCCAGCGCGATGGCCGCGCTGCTGCGCGGCGACGGCACCGGCGCCGCCGACGGACTGCCGGCCGGCGTGCGCGTGGTCAACCTGGCCGGCGAGGCCCTGCCCCGCCACCTCGCGGACCGGGTCCACGCCCAGCCCGGCGTCGAGCGCCTCTACAACCTGTACGGGCCGACCGAGGACACCGTCTACTCCACCTGGTCGCTGGTCGCCCGCGGCGGAACCGGCGAACCGGTCATCGGCCGTCCGCTCGCCGGCACCCTCGACCACGTGCTCGACGAGCACCGGATACCCGTGCCGGACGGCGGCATCGGCGAGCTGTACCTCTCCGGTGAGGGCCTGGCCCGCGGCTACCACGGACGCCCCGACCTCACCGAGGAGCGTTTCGTCCACGTCGACGGCCTGCGCTGCTACCGCACCGGGGACCTGGTCCGCCGACTGCCCGACGGCGACCTGGAGTACCACGGGCGGGTCGACCACCAGGTGAAGGTCCGCGGCTTCCGGGTCGAACTCGGCGAGATCGAGGCGGTGCTCGCCACCCACCCCGCGGTCGAGGCCGCCGCCGCCGTCGTCCAGCGCGACGAGGCCGGCGACTACCTGGCCGCCTTCGTCCAGCCCGCCCCCGGCGTCGCCGGACCGACGCCCGCCGAACTGCGCGCCCACTGCGCCGCCGCCCTGCCCGGCTACATGGTGCCGCTGGCCGTCGCCGTACTGGCGGAACTGCCGCTCACCCCCAACGGCAAGACCGACCGCAAGGCGCTGCCCCCGGCCGCCCGCAGCCGGGGCGGGCACGAGCTGTTCGTCGCCCCCCGCACCCCCGCCGAGATCCGGATCGCCGAACTCTGGCAGGGCCTGCTCGGCGTCCCCGAGGTCGGCGTGCACGACGTCTTCCTCGACCTCGGCGGCCACTCCCTGCTCGCGGTCGGCCTGCTGGCCCGGGTCGAGCGCGAGTTCGGCACCCGGGTGCCGCTCGCCGAGTTCTTCGCCGCTCCGACCGTCGCCGCGCTGGCCGTCCGGGCCGCCAACGGCGGCGGCGGACGCGCCTCGGTGGCACCGCCGGAGCGGGAGGCCCACCTGCCCGCCCGCGCCACCGAGTTCCAGCGCGAACTGTGGCTGCACGAGGCCGTCCAGACCGGCAGCCCGCTCTACAACGTGCCGGTGCGGATCCGCGCCGAGGGCAACCTCGACCGCGAGGCCCTCGGCCGCGCGCTCACCGAGGTCGTCCGCCGCCACGAGTCGCTGCGCACCGCCCTGTACGGCGACCCGAACCCGACCGAGAACGACGACGCCGTCGCCGACGTGCGCCCGCCGTACCCGGTCGAGGTGCCGCTGCTCGACCTGGTCGGCCCGCACGGTCAGGTGGCCGACGAGGAGGCGGTCGACGACGCGCTTCGCGTCGAGGCCGCCCGTCCGCTCGACCTCGCCGGCGGCCGGCTGCTGCGCGCCCTCGCCGTACGGACCGGCGCGGACCGCCACGAGCTGCTGATCACCGTGCACCACGCCGCGGCCGACGGCTGGGCCGCCGGGCTGCTGCTCGCCGAGGTCGCCCGCGCCCTGCGGGACGACGAACTGCCCGAGCCCGCGCTGCAGCTGTCCGACGTCGCCCGCTGGGAGCTGCGCGACGTCGAGGCCGGCCGCGAGGGCGCCGAGCGCTGGGCCGAGCACCTGCGCGGCGTCGAGGGCGACCAGCACCTGCCCGGCGACCGCCCGCGCCCCAACCCGCAGGACATCGCCGGCCGCCGCCTCGCCCGCCGCCTCGACGAGGGATTCGTCGAGGGCCTCGAGAAGTGGGCCGCGGGGGAGGGCGTCAGCCTCTACACCGTGGTGCTCGCCGCGCTCGGCGGAGTGCTGCACCGCTACACCGGCCGCACCGACGTCGCCGTGATCAGCCCCTTCGCCGTCCGCCCGGTGCCCGAGCTGGAGACCGTGATCGGCTCGCTGATCAACACCGTCCCGCTGCGCTTCGACGTGGCCGGCGCCGACACCTTCCGCGAGCTGGTCGCCCGGGTCCGCCCGGTCGTCCTGGAGGCCGCCGAGCACAGCGGTCACCCGTTCGTCGACCACGCCCGGCGCTACGGCGGTTCGCCCGGCCTCACCGCCTCGCCGATCTCCCAGGTGCTGCTGGCCGTCCAGAACCACCCGGTGGCCGGCGTCGAACTGCCCGGACTGAAGCTCACCTTCGTCGCCGAGGTGTGCAACGGCACCGCGAAGACCGACCTCTCGCTGTTCCTGGAGTTCCCGGCCGACGGCCCGCTGCTGTCCGCCGAGTACCGCACCTCCCGCTACGAGGAGCGGTCCGTGCGCGCCGCGCTCGACCACCTGGTCGCGCTGCTCTCCGCCGCCGTCGCCGAACCCGACCGCCCGCTCGGCGAGCTGGCCATGCTCTCCGCCGCCGAACTCGCGGCCGACGAGCCGGTCGACCGCACCGGGGCGCCGTTCCCCGACGCCCCGCTGCACCGGCTGGTCGCCGACCGGGCCGCGCTCGCCCCGGACGCGCCCGCCGTGTCCGCCGCCGACGGCACCCTCGACTACGCCGGACTCCTCGACACCGCCGACCGGCTGGCCCACCTGCTGGCCGCCCGCGGTGCGGGACCCGGCCACCTCGTCGCCGTTGCGGTGCGACGGGGCCGGCTGCTGCCCGCCGCCCTGCTCGGCGTGCTGCGCAGCGGCGCCGCCTACCTGCCGCTCGACATCGACCAGCCGCTCGCCCGCAACCGGGGCGTGCTCGACGACGCCGGTGTCACCCTGGTGGTCGCCGAGACCGCCACCGCCGGCCACGAACTGCTGCACGGCCGGGAGACCGTCCTGGTGGACGGCCCCGCGCACGCCGCCGCCCCGGCCCGGGCGCCGGAGGTCACGGTCGGCCCGGAGGACCCGGCCTACCTGCTGTACACCTCCGGCTCCACCGGCCGCCCCAAGGGCGTCGCCGTGCCGCACCGGGCGATCGTCAACTTCCTCACCTCGATGGGCCGCGAACCCGGCCTCACCGGGCGGGACGTGATGGCCGCCGTCACCACCGTGACCTTCGACATCGCGGGCCTGGAGCTGTGGCTGCCGCTGGTCACCGGTGCCCGGGTGGAGATCGCCGACCGGGCCACCGCCACCGACGGGGCCGCGCTCGGCGCCTGGGTGGAGAAGCAGGGCGTGACCCATCTCCAGGCCACCCCCGCGACCTGGCGGATGCTGCTGGAGGCCGACTGGGCCGGACGCCCGGGACTGACCGCGCTGTGCGGGGGCGAGGCGCTCACCGCGGACCTCGCCCGCGCCCTGCTCGGCCGGGTCGACTCGCTGTGGAACCTCTACGGCCCGACCGAGACCACCGTCTGGTCCACCGTCCAGCGGGTGACCCCCGAACTCGTCGCCCACGGCGGGGTGGTGGCCCTCGGCGACCCGATCGCCAACACCCGGCTGCACCTGCTCGACCGCTCCGGCCAGCCGGTCCCGGTCAACGGCATCGGCGAACTGTGCATCGCCGGCGCGGGTGTCGCGCTCGGCTACCACGGCCGGCCCGAGCTGACCGCGGAGCGGTTCACGGCCGAACCGGGCCGTACCGACGGCGCGTTGATGTACCGCACCGGCGACCTCGCCAGTCGCCGCGCCGACGGCCGGCTGGAGTACCACGGCCGTGCCGACGCCCAGGTCAAGCTGCGGGGCTTCCGGATCGAGCTGGGCGAGATCGAGGCCGCGCTCACCGCCCTGCCGGGCGTCGTCGCGGGCGCGGCCCGGCTCGTCGGCACCCCGGCCGGACCGGTCCTGGCCGGTTACGCCGTCGCCCCGGGCCTGACCGAGGACGCGTTGCGCGGCGCGCTGACCGAGCGGCTGCCCGACTACATGGTGCCCGCCGGGCTGGTCCTGCTCGACGCGCTGCCGCTGACCCCCAGCGGCAAGGTCGACCGGGCCGCGCTGCCGGTGCCGGAGCTCGGCGGGGCCGGCGCCCCGCCCGAGGGCGACTGCGAGGAGCTGCTCGCGGACCTGTGGACCGAGGTCCTCAAGGTCGAGCGGGTCTCCCGGCACGACGACTTCTTCGCGCTCGGCGGGCACTCGCTGCTCGCCACCCGGTTGCTGGCGCGGATCCGGGACACCTTCGAGACCGAACTGCCCCTGCGCGTCGTCTTCGAGGACCGCACCCTGGCCGCCCTGGCCCGCCGGGTCGAGGAGCGGCTGCTGGAGGAGATCGACGACCTCGACGACCTCGGTGACCTGGACGCCCTCGACGGCCTCGGTGACCTGGACGGCCTCGACGAGACCGCCGGGAGCGCCCTGTGA
- a CDS encoding 2'-5' RNA ligase family protein encodes MQTVELLCDPPFDHAVRTVWQRLADAGVDSLAHNQHQGHRPHLTLAACARMPAGAADRLDELLAEALPLTVRLTGLLSFAARSRRRVLSWSIVPTLELVQLHRRVWEVLDGAEEPSAHYVPGRWSPHLGLTRRLTPEDVSLAHAALGRHPDLTGTFTAARSFDSGTQLTRPLGAVDGAVDGAVDGAVANTPGRAHDGTPD; translated from the coding sequence GTGCAGACGGTTGAGCTGCTCTGCGACCCGCCGTTCGACCACGCCGTGCGCACCGTGTGGCAGCGGCTCGCGGACGCGGGGGTGGACAGTCTCGCCCACAACCAGCACCAGGGGCACCGGCCTCATCTCACCCTGGCCGCCTGCGCCCGGATGCCCGCCGGTGCCGCCGATCGGCTCGACGAACTCCTCGCCGAGGCACTGCCGTTGACCGTCCGGCTGACCGGCCTGCTGTCCTTCGCGGCCCGCAGCCGACGCCGGGTGCTCAGCTGGTCGATCGTCCCCACGCTCGAGCTGGTGCAGCTCCACCGACGTGTCTGGGAGGTCCTGGACGGCGCCGAGGAACCGTCCGCCCACTACGTCCCCGGCCGGTGGTCCCCGCACCTCGGCCTCACCCGCCGCCTCACCCCGGAGGACGTCTCCCTCGCCCACGCCGCCCTCGGCCGCCACCCGGACCTCACCGGAACCTTCACGGCCGCCCGCAGCTTCGACTCCGGGACCCAGCTGACCCGCCCCCTGGGCGCGGTCGACGGCGCGGTCGACGGCGCGGTTGACGGCGCGGTCGCCAACACCCCTGGCCGCGCCCACGACGGCACCCCGGACTGA
- a CDS encoding DUF4328 domain-containing protein, with the protein MVPVLCVVCGARPVMGDGGRCYACAEAASHWPRDFRSPKVAAVVAVVLLVLSGLLAAGVLVADVLGVRAVGLVLADADDVEGYDLLDSLAALETATNGASLFLLLVTAVSFVVWFRRIRANADLFVPNGHRLGSGWAIGAWFTPLVGLWFPWQLVVDCWLASGPVDPEGRRRTVSHWLVSAWWTTWTGSLLAPRIARALVRTGPGVDEEDLRLEAVRTALQVEVVGNALRVAAAVLAVLVVWRLTEMQIARAAVARRPGARPVPPQEPFGTRPVSGAVS; encoded by the coding sequence GTGGTTCCGGTGCTGTGCGTGGTCTGCGGGGCTCGGCCGGTGATGGGGGACGGCGGGCGGTGCTACGCCTGCGCGGAGGCCGCGTCGCACTGGCCGCGGGACTTCCGGTCGCCCAAGGTCGCGGCGGTGGTGGCCGTCGTGCTGCTGGTACTGAGCGGTCTGCTGGCGGCGGGCGTGCTGGTCGCCGATGTCCTCGGCGTGCGGGCGGTCGGCCTGGTACTGGCGGACGCCGACGACGTCGAGGGGTACGACCTGCTGGACTCCCTGGCCGCGTTGGAGACCGCGACGAACGGTGCGTCGCTGTTCCTGCTGCTGGTGACGGCGGTGTCCTTCGTCGTCTGGTTCCGCCGGATCCGGGCGAACGCGGACCTGTTCGTGCCGAACGGGCACCGGCTCGGGTCGGGCTGGGCGATCGGGGCGTGGTTCACGCCCCTGGTCGGGCTCTGGTTCCCGTGGCAGCTGGTGGTGGACTGCTGGCTGGCCAGCGGCCCGGTCGACCCGGAGGGGCGGCGGCGGACCGTGTCGCACTGGCTGGTGTCGGCGTGGTGGACGACCTGGACCGGCTCGCTGCTGGCCCCGCGGATCGCCCGCGCCCTGGTCCGGACGGGGCCGGGGGTCGACGAGGAGGACCTGCGGCTGGAAGCCGTGCGGACGGCGCTGCAGGTCGAGGTCGTCGGGAACGCGCTGCGGGTGGCGGCGGCGGTGCTGGCGGTCCTGGTGGTCTGGCGGCTGACGGAGATGCAGATCGCGCGGGCGGCCGTGGCGCGGCGCCCGGGGGCCCGGCCGGTGCCGCCCCAGGAGCCCTTCGGGACGCGGCCCGTGTCGGGTGCCGTGAGCTGA
- a CDS encoding polysaccharide deacetylase family protein, with translation MPSTARAGASAATDRGVPRPPAVPAAAAAPVVPAVLPGPARAEEETSGAAVARRAEAARAALDTARRWGLARLPLPAPQPPAGRPELRAAQGVKLADGLPPVVYRVPTDQPIVFLTVDDGAEKDPEFSRMAAELGIPLSTFVADYLARSDYGYFRQLSEQGDAVNNHTINHRNLKVLDYATQRDEICRQQDQLEGQIGTRPRLFRPPYGEYNADTLRAAGSCGIEAVPLWNEEAFPDRMEYRYEDQQLHPGDIILTHFRGTDLWPGSMPDLLRKVVDEVTAQGFALARLDDYL, from the coding sequence GTGCCGTCGACCGCACGGGCCGGTGCGAGTGCGGCGACCGACCGGGGCGTGCCCCGGCCCCCGGCCGTACCGGCGGCAGCGGCCGCCCCGGTGGTGCCGGCGGTCCTCCCGGGACCGGCCAGGGCGGAGGAGGAGACCAGCGGCGCGGCGGTGGCCCGTCGGGCCGAGGCCGCCCGGGCGGCGCTGGACACCGCCCGCCGCTGGGGCCTGGCCCGGCTTCCGCTGCCGGCCCCGCAGCCCCCGGCCGGGCGGCCCGAGCTGCGCGCCGCGCAGGGCGTCAAGCTCGCGGACGGGCTGCCGCCGGTGGTCTACCGGGTGCCCACCGACCAGCCGATCGTCTTCCTGACGGTGGACGACGGCGCCGAGAAGGACCCGGAGTTCAGCCGGATGGCAGCCGAGCTCGGCATCCCGCTGTCCACCTTCGTCGCGGACTACCTGGCCCGTTCCGACTACGGCTACTTCCGCCAGCTGTCCGAGCAGGGCGACGCGGTGAACAACCACACCATCAACCACCGCAACCTCAAGGTCCTCGACTACGCGACCCAGCGCGACGAGATCTGCCGCCAGCAGGACCAGCTGGAGGGGCAGATCGGCACCCGTCCCCGGCTCTTCCGGCCGCCCTACGGCGAGTACAACGCGGACACCCTGCGGGCCGCCGGTTCCTGCGGCATCGAGGCGGTGCCGCTGTGGAACGAGGAGGCGTTCCCGGACCGGATGGAGTACCGCTACGAGGACCAGCAGCTCCACCCGGGCGACATCATCCTGACCCACTTCCGCGGCACCGACCTGTGGCCGGGGTCCATGCCCGACCTGCTGCGCAAGGTGGTCGACGAGGTCACCGCGCAGGGCTTCGCCCTCGCCCGGCTGGACGACTACCTGTAG
- a CDS encoding carbohydrate kinase — protein sequence MTSPHFVVIGECVADVVRTDGAPDVVHPGGSPANVAYGLGRLGEPVALLTQLADDRYGRLIRAHLESAGVTLLSPAASGDAPRTPSAVVRLDEQGRAQYAFDIGWTLPPVELPCSPRHLHIGSIAAVTAPGAAAVLALVERWSGRAGVSYDPNVRPALMGEHDEAVRRVERCVALSDLVKASDEDLDWLYPGRDPEEVARHWLGLGPATVAVTRGPAGAFALTADGRRVEAPARTVEVADTVGAGDAFTAALLHARRTGAGLDAALACATAAATLTVTRPGATPPDAAELASALA from the coding sequence GTGACCAGCCCGCACTTCGTGGTGATCGGCGAGTGCGTCGCCGACGTCGTCCGCACGGACGGCGCGCCCGATGTCGTCCACCCCGGCGGGAGCCCGGCCAACGTCGCCTACGGGCTGGGCCGGCTGGGCGAGCCCGTCGCCCTGCTCACCCAGCTCGCCGACGACCGGTACGGCCGACTGATCCGCGCGCACCTGGAGTCCGCCGGTGTGACCCTGTTGTCCCCGGCGGCCAGCGGGGACGCTCCGCGCACCCCCTCGGCGGTCGTGCGGCTGGACGAGCAGGGGCGGGCCCAGTACGCCTTCGACATCGGCTGGACCCTCCCGCCGGTCGAACTGCCGTGTTCCCCGCGGCACCTGCACATCGGTTCGATCGCCGCCGTCACCGCGCCGGGGGCGGCGGCCGTGCTCGCCCTGGTCGAGCGGTGGAGCGGCCGGGCCGGTGTGAGCTACGACCCCAATGTGCGGCCCGCGTTGATGGGCGAGCACGACGAAGCCGTCCGCCGGGTGGAGCGCTGCGTGGCGCTCAGCGATCTGGTCAAGGCCAGCGACGAGGATCTCGACTGGCTCTACCCGGGCCGGGATCCGGAGGAGGTGGCCCGGCACTGGCTCGGCCTCGGCCCGGCCACCGTCGCGGTCACCCGCGGGCCGGCCGGGGCCTTCGCGCTCACCGCCGACGGTCGCCGGGTCGAGGCGCCCGCCCGCACCGTCGAGGTCGCCGACACGGTCGGCGCGGGCGACGCCTTCACCGCCGCGCTCCTGCACGCCCGCCGCACCGGCGCGGGCCTCGACGCCGCCCTGGCCTGTGCCACGGCCGCCGCCACCCTGACCGTCACCCGCCCCGGCGCGACGCCGCCCGATGCGGCCGAACTGGCTTCGGCTCTCGCCTGA
- a CDS encoding YchJ family metal-binding protein — MSRRRSAPRASTPAPRLLPSSPCPCGLPGSYAECCGRLHRGQLAATTAEALMRSRYSAFAARDEAYLLRTWHPDTRPESVDFDPGLRWVRLEVLSTGEGGAFHAEGTVAFRAHFTEGREEGVLTEHSRFVRHEGAWVYLDALSLD; from the coding sequence ATGTCCCGACGTCGTTCCGCGCCCCGCGCCAGCACGCCCGCGCCGCGCCTGCTCCCCTCCTCCCCCTGCCCCTGCGGCCTGCCCGGCAGCTACGCCGAGTGCTGCGGCCGACTGCACCGGGGGCAGCTCGCCGCCACCACCGCCGAGGCGCTGATGCGCTCGCGCTACAGCGCCTTCGCCGCCCGCGACGAGGCCTATCTGCTGCGCACCTGGCACCCGGACACCCGGCCGGAGAGCGTGGACTTCGACCCCGGGCTGCGCTGGGTGCGGCTGGAGGTGCTGTCCACGGGCGAGGGCGGGGCGTTCCACGCCGAGGGCACGGTGGCCTTCCGCGCCCACTTCACGGAGGGGCGGGAGGAGGGCGTCCTCACCGAGCACAGCCGGTTCGTGCGGCACGAGGGTGCCTGGGTGTACCTGGACGCGCTCTCGCTCGACTGA